The following proteins come from a genomic window of Synechococcus sp. BIOS-E4-1:
- a CDS encoding DUF1815 family protein: protein MFLRLSEQYRSVVHDLVMSLQALAANLRKQGITATCYVCDDGQDGSGASFMAELGEQHMVRFLVSDFGISWVESRNGRELVKFEGAEAIQELQRIAGNLQRSRSECSSSQIQQG from the coding sequence GTGTTCCTCAGACTTTCCGAGCAATACCGCTCGGTCGTCCACGATCTGGTGATGAGTCTGCAGGCTCTGGCAGCAAATCTCAGGAAACAGGGCATCACCGCAACCTGCTATGTCTGCGATGACGGTCAGGACGGAAGTGGAGCCTCATTCATGGCCGAACTGGGCGAGCAGCACATGGTGCGCTTTCTGGTCTCTGACTTCGGGATCAGCTGGGTCGAATCCCGCAATGGGCGCGAACTGGTGAAATTTGAAGGCGCAGAAGCCATTCAGGAGCTTCAACGCATCGCAGGCAATCTGCAGAGAAGCCGCAGTGAATGCAGCTCCTCACAGATCCAGCAGGGATGA
- a CDS encoding DUF2839 domain-containing protein gives MGEARRRASQGLPPRQRKPDPKDAERFIAWLPLTRAQATQFVSITTRGAWIGIAALVLFWVVVRFIGPAAGFWTLADSP, from the coding sequence ATGGGAGAAGCACGACGCCGTGCCAGTCAGGGACTGCCACCTCGCCAGCGCAAACCAGACCCCAAGGATGCTGAGCGGTTTATCGCCTGGTTACCGCTGACTCGCGCCCAGGCCACGCAATTCGTGTCGATCACCACACGAGGCGCCTGGATCGGAATCGCAGCCCTGGTGCTGTTCTGGGTGGTGGTGCGCTTCATCGGCCCTGCCGCCGGATTCTGGACACTGGCCGACAGCCCTTAA
- a CDS encoding helicase, translating to MLEVQAHQQLKHLLRGEAGQWEHQLTLSRLVGRSLRRQDRTRIQLSAGSSDRWWLALLVPLSLRRDHTVLVLEPTQHQRLLHVERPRLLESGLRLGCWTGFDPPPGDQIWLLTPQQLLDVHRSGQLRSDDHLVIPEAEWLPDRLRRAMTVKIDSHHWEELRAAFPSAGEGLLDLHERLSRQLVAPGGGTNRDLAMPESALTMVCDLLQLLGPTPQPWCQLISMDRASWASWARVNPNTLQWSWQLQPLEPLITLESLFLNHPWTLIHGDGGCRRHGDEPNSDSEELRIDLRDAPRGETLPIYLPRRQPLPNTEIFAGHLLEQSRRLILGRSGLTGVLVDDPCMRQRLCSELAAEFGSRVTLEITAPESNGVICCSWSWWLSHQHLLPEPEQLIAAMLPIASLEDPLTAARVESLKRQGRDWFRTLLLPEALATLIPAIASLRRSGGRLAILDGRVRGRSWGEQVLRALEPWDSLQRLRPD from the coding sequence ATGCTGGAAGTCCAGGCCCATCAGCAGCTCAAGCACCTGCTCAGGGGAGAAGCAGGACAATGGGAGCACCAACTGACCCTGAGTCGGCTGGTGGGCCGAAGCCTGCGACGACAGGATCGAACCAGAATCCAACTCTCCGCGGGCAGCAGCGACCGCTGGTGGCTGGCCCTGCTGGTGCCCCTCAGCCTGCGCAGAGATCACACCGTGCTGGTTCTCGAGCCGACACAACACCAGCGGCTGCTGCACGTTGAACGGCCACGTCTGCTGGAGAGCGGATTAAGGCTGGGCTGCTGGACAGGCTTTGATCCCCCGCCCGGAGACCAGATCTGGCTGTTGACACCCCAACAGCTTCTGGATGTCCATCGCAGCGGACAACTCCGTTCAGACGACCATCTGGTGATTCCGGAGGCGGAGTGGCTGCCAGACCGTCTTCGGCGAGCCATGACCGTGAAGATCGACTCCCATCACTGGGAGGAGCTGCGAGCAGCATTTCCCTCCGCCGGAGAGGGTTTGCTCGATCTGCACGAACGCCTGAGCCGCCAGCTTGTCGCCCCTGGAGGCGGAACGAACCGCGACCTCGCCATGCCCGAGAGCGCTCTGACCATGGTGTGCGATCTGCTGCAGTTGCTCGGACCAACACCACAACCGTGGTGCCAGCTGATCTCCATGGACCGAGCGTCATGGGCCAGCTGGGCTCGCGTGAATCCAAACACCCTTCAGTGGAGCTGGCAGTTGCAACCGCTGGAACCACTGATCACGCTGGAATCACTCTTCTTGAACCATCCCTGGACACTGATCCATGGAGATGGTGGCTGTCGTCGTCATGGCGACGAGCCGAACAGTGACAGCGAGGAGCTGCGCATTGATCTGCGCGATGCCCCGCGAGGAGAAACGCTGCCGATCTATCTGCCCAGACGTCAGCCATTGCCGAACACGGAAATTTTCGCCGGACATCTGCTGGAACAGAGCCGACGCCTGATCCTGGGCCGATCTGGCTTGACCGGCGTGCTGGTTGATGATCCATGCATGCGTCAGCGTCTCTGCAGCGAACTCGCGGCGGAGTTCGGCAGCAGGGTCACCCTGGAAATCACGGCACCGGAGTCAAACGGAGTGATCTGCTGCAGCTGGAGCTGGTGGTTGAGCCATCAACATCTGCTGCCTGAACCGGAACAGCTGATTGCAGCCATGCTGCCGATCGCCAGCCTGGAGGACCCACTCACCGCAGCCCGAGTGGAGTCGCTGAAGCGACAGGGGCGTGATTGGTTTCGCACGCTTCTGCTCCCGGAAGCACTGGCGACCCTGATCCCTGCCATTGCCTCTCTGAGGCGCAGCGGCGGTCGCCTGGCCATCCTCGACGGCAGGGTGCGCGGACGCAGCTGGGGAGAGCAGGTGCTGCGAGCCCTTGAACCCTGGGACTCGTTGCAGAGACTTCGTCCAGACTGA
- a CDS encoding prephenate/arogenate dehydrogenase, which yields MHTAVMDQERIAELAGFSRVGVVGLGLIGGSIGLDLRALGVSVQGLVHRDSTAERALQRGLVDAVSCDPACLEGCDLVVLALPLEALLQPQDALLKALPSEAVVTDVGSVKGAVLDVWRDLHPRFVASHPMAGTAESGVESGCRGLFRGRAWVGTPEAETAPEAVKQVRALACSLGAHWISADPLIHDQAVALISHLPVMVSAALLRVLGEERDPRVRDLARQLASSGFADTTRVGGGNPALGTAMACRNTPALLKSLAAYRWSLEQLEEAILNGHWAQLEQELEKTRALRPGFLEPPSDPAMPQA from the coding sequence ATGCACACAGCGGTGATGGATCAGGAGCGGATCGCAGAACTGGCTGGTTTCAGCAGGGTCGGTGTTGTGGGTCTTGGCCTGATCGGTGGCTCGATCGGCCTTGATCTGCGTGCTCTTGGGGTCAGCGTTCAGGGCCTTGTGCATCGAGACAGCACAGCGGAGCGTGCCCTTCAGCGGGGGCTGGTCGATGCTGTCAGCTGCGACCCTGCCTGCCTCGAGGGCTGCGATCTTGTCGTGCTGGCGTTGCCGCTGGAGGCCTTGCTGCAGCCGCAAGATGCGCTGCTCAAAGCCCTGCCGTCAGAAGCCGTCGTCACGGACGTGGGGTCGGTGAAGGGAGCCGTCCTCGATGTCTGGAGAGACCTTCATCCCCGCTTCGTGGCGTCTCATCCGATGGCAGGGACTGCCGAGTCAGGGGTGGAGTCGGGTTGCCGCGGTCTGTTCAGAGGACGCGCCTGGGTTGGAACGCCGGAAGCTGAGACAGCCCCCGAAGCCGTGAAGCAGGTGAGAGCCCTGGCTTGCTCGCTCGGAGCACACTGGATCAGTGCGGATCCGCTCATTCATGATCAGGCTGTTGCCCTGATCTCGCATCTGCCCGTGATGGTGAGCGCAGCACTGCTACGCGTGCTCGGGGAGGAGCGAGACCCACGTGTGCGTGATCTTGCGCGTCAACTGGCCTCCAGCGGTTTCGCGGATACAACCAGAGTCGGTGGCGGTAATCCAGCGCTGGGAACGGCGATGGCCTGCCGCAATACCCCCGCACTGTTGAAGTCTCTTGCCGCCTATCGATGGAGCCTCGAGCAGCTGGAAGAGGCAATCCTCAACGGCCACTGGGCTCAACTGGAGCAGGAGTTGGAAAAGACCCGTGCATTGCGTCCCGGTTTCCTGGAGCCCCCTTCTGATCCAGCTATGCCGCAAGCCTGA
- the crtD gene encoding C-3',4' desaturase CrtD encodes MESVQDVIVIGGGIAGLTAAALLAHEGLTVTLLEAHHQLGGCAGTFRRGRFIFDVGATQVAGLEPGGSHARLFQHLGIQPPEAEQLDPGCVVDLNDGSPPVHLWHDPQRWRQERSQQFPDSERFWQLCSWIHQQNWQFAAADPVLPVRTGWDLGRTLAALSPGNLACAPLSLLTVSDLLSLSGCAGDPRLRRFLDLQLRLYSQQPSDRTAALYGATVLQMCQAPLGLWHLHGSMQSLSEQLATALERDGGRVLLRHRALKLDRDDGQPGWSVRVEAPAKVQQCLRASEIICSLPPQCLPELIPDQEQMPDQYRKHLNSLKAPSGALVFYGAVERHQLPDDCPGHLQRDGNSPGSLFLSISRDGDGRAPKGQATVIASVFTSPEGWQDMDEKAYQQRKRELQDSIRQDVNAALNLPDEAWLHQELATPRGFAHWTGRPNGVVGGLGQSPGRFGPFGLASRTPIPQLWLCGDSIHPGEGTAGVSLSALMACRQLMAARGLNIRLAA; translated from the coding sequence ATGGAATCAGTCCAGGACGTGATCGTGATCGGTGGGGGCATTGCCGGCCTCACCGCCGCAGCCCTGCTGGCCCATGAGGGTTTGACCGTCACCCTGCTGGAGGCGCACCATCAGCTGGGCGGTTGTGCTGGAACGTTCCGACGGGGTCGCTTCATTTTTGATGTGGGTGCCACACAGGTTGCGGGACTGGAACCAGGAGGGAGTCATGCTCGCCTCTTCCAGCACCTGGGCATCCAACCGCCTGAAGCCGAACAGCTGGACCCTGGCTGCGTGGTGGACCTCAATGACGGGTCACCTCCGGTGCATCTCTGGCATGATCCCCAGCGCTGGCGCCAGGAACGCAGCCAGCAATTCCCCGACAGTGAACGCTTCTGGCAACTGTGCAGCTGGATTCATCAGCAGAACTGGCAGTTTGCAGCGGCTGATCCAGTGCTGCCTGTTCGCACCGGCTGGGATCTCGGACGCACCCTGGCTGCGCTGAGCCCCGGAAATCTGGCTTGTGCCCCCCTCAGTCTGCTCACGGTTTCCGATCTGCTGAGCCTCAGCGGATGCGCTGGAGACCCTCGACTGCGACGCTTTCTCGACCTGCAGCTGCGGCTTTATTCACAGCAACCGAGTGACCGCACCGCAGCCCTCTATGGCGCCACGGTCTTGCAGATGTGCCAGGCCCCGCTTGGTCTCTGGCATCTCCACGGATCGATGCAAAGCCTCAGCGAGCAGCTGGCCACTGCCCTGGAACGCGATGGTGGGCGTGTGCTTCTGCGCCATCGCGCGCTGAAACTGGACCGCGACGACGGACAACCTGGATGGTCGGTCAGGGTTGAAGCGCCTGCGAAAGTGCAGCAATGCCTGCGTGCCAGCGAAATCATCTGCAGCCTTCCACCCCAGTGCCTGCCAGAGCTGATTCCAGACCAAGAACAGATGCCCGACCAGTACCGCAAGCACCTCAACAGCTTGAAGGCGCCGAGCGGAGCGCTTGTGTTCTATGGCGCTGTCGAACGGCATCAGCTGCCGGATGACTGCCCCGGACATCTTCAGCGCGACGGCAACTCTCCCGGCTCACTCTTCTTGTCGATCAGCCGCGATGGTGATGGCCGAGCCCCGAAGGGCCAGGCCACCGTGATCGCCAGTGTCTTCACCTCACCGGAGGGTTGGCAGGATATGGATGAGAAGGCTTACCAGCAGCGCAAACGAGAGCTTCAGGATTCAATTCGACAAGACGTCAATGCCGCTCTGAATCTGCCGGATGAGGCCTGGCTGCATCAGGAACTGGCAACACCGAGAGGATTCGCCCACTGGACCGGTCGACCGAATGGCGTTGTGGGTGGTCTCGGTCAGAGCCCAGGTCGCTTCGGCCCCTTCGGACTGGCCAGCCGCACACCCATTCCCCAGCTGTGGCTGTGCGGTGATTCGATTCATCCCGGAGAGGGCACCGCTGGCGTCAGCCTGTCGGCACTGATGGCATGCAGGCAGTTAATGGCTGCGCGAGGCCTGAACATCAGGCTTGCGGCATAG
- a CDS encoding fructosamine kinase family protein: MRDQLERALAADAEVLEGREVVGLRSVGGGSVGSTWRLSLSDGEQLFVKVAQTANLLAEQSGLQSLRHWADPALIEVPQVLGCLPLAGKSALVMAWWDASSGDQFRLGRGLAKLHRASAVAGPGCFGWDHDGFIGLGPQPSGWCDSWGDAFTQLRLHPQLCLASAWGLAAQEWEPLLGPIAAWLNAHAPEPCLVHGDLWAGNAAVLADGRGLLIDPASWWADREVDLAMTRLFGGFSRRFMEGYSSEWPLQDGAEHRIEVLNLYHLLNHANLFGGGYKQQSREIFKDLRLALL; the protein is encoded by the coding sequence ATGCGTGATCAGCTGGAACGGGCTCTGGCGGCGGACGCTGAGGTGCTTGAGGGGCGAGAGGTGGTGGGTCTGCGCAGTGTGGGCGGGGGCAGTGTCGGATCCACGTGGCGGCTGAGTCTGAGCGATGGTGAGCAACTGTTTGTCAAGGTGGCTCAGACGGCCAACCTGCTGGCTGAACAGTCAGGATTGCAGTCTTTGCGTCACTGGGCTGATCCAGCCTTGATCGAAGTGCCCCAGGTGCTGGGTTGCTTACCACTTGCTGGCAAGTCAGCTTTGGTGATGGCCTGGTGGGATGCCAGCAGCGGAGATCAGTTCCGCCTGGGCCGGGGACTGGCGAAGCTGCATCGTGCGTCGGCTGTGGCCGGGCCTGGTTGTTTTGGCTGGGATCACGATGGCTTCATCGGTCTGGGGCCCCAACCCTCGGGATGGTGTGACAGCTGGGGTGATGCGTTCACTCAACTCAGACTGCACCCCCAGCTGTGCCTGGCCAGTGCGTGGGGGCTGGCTGCGCAGGAGTGGGAGCCACTGCTTGGACCGATCGCTGCATGGCTGAATGCTCATGCTCCTGAGCCCTGTCTGGTGCATGGCGATCTGTGGGCCGGCAATGCCGCGGTCCTGGCTGACGGTCGTGGTCTCTTGATTGATCCCGCCAGCTGGTGGGCTGATCGCGAGGTGGATCTGGCCATGACCCGTCTGTTCGGTGGCTTCTCCCGTCGCTTTATGGAGGGTTACAGCAGTGAATGGCCGCTCCAGGATGGTGCAGAACACAGAATTGAAGTTCTGAATCTCTATCACTTGTTGAATCACGCCAACCTTTTTGGGGGTGGATACAAACAACAAAGCCGCGAGATCTTCAAGGATCTGCGGCTCGCCTTGCTCTAA
- a CDS encoding CAAD domain-containing protein → MSDETTTQSTESATSDNVAFAERYKDVLGKVNETLDKVDWSQAGRIGKVVGIFAAVIVAQILIKGILDTINLLPVVPGLLELLGVVVVGQWSWKNLTTSDKRNALVARIQTLRKEYLG, encoded by the coding sequence ATGAGCGACGAAACCACTACGCAGTCGACTGAAAGCGCCACAAGCGACAACGTCGCATTCGCTGAGCGCTACAAAGACGTCCTCGGCAAGGTGAACGAAACCCTCGACAAGGTCGACTGGAGCCAGGCAGGTCGCATCGGCAAGGTTGTTGGCATTTTCGCCGCTGTGATCGTTGCCCAGATCCTGATCAAAGGAATTCTCGACACGATCAATTTGCTGCCGGTTGTCCCAGGCTTGCTGGAACTGCTCGGCGTTGTGGTCGTCGGACAATGGAGCTGGAAGAACCTCACGACAAGTGACAAGCGCAATGCACTCGTTGCCCGGATCCAGACTCTGCGCAAGGAGTACTTGGGCTGA
- a CDS encoding M67 family metallopeptidase → MPCRLRIDLDCLMILRASLKAVSPEEGCALLLGNSAPDPHVHFVWPCCNVWGPGFGGFSDPINADGDRAQISASRRSRFALDPREQIAAQRWSRQRGWRILGSAHSHPGGQPVPSALDRQWAAGEGVVLIDAGTAGVRAWWLQGPRQGAPDRPVSALSMVVHSNATVGDTMNTCPDDAFLPLQ, encoded by the coding sequence ATGCCATGCCGGCTCCGCATCGATCTCGATTGTCTGATGATTCTCAGGGCCTCACTGAAGGCCGTTTCGCCGGAAGAGGGCTGCGCACTGCTGCTTGGCAACTCAGCACCTGATCCGCATGTGCACTTTGTATGGCCCTGCTGCAATGTCTGGGGCCCTGGTTTCGGCGGATTCAGCGATCCGATCAATGCAGATGGCGATCGAGCGCAGATCTCGGCTTCGCGCCGATCACGGTTTGCACTCGATCCTCGTGAGCAGATCGCTGCCCAGCGATGGTCTCGTCAGAGAGGTTGGCGCATTCTTGGCAGTGCACACTCCCATCCAGGGGGGCAGCCGGTGCCCAGTGCACTGGACAGGCAATGGGCTGCCGGGGAGGGGGTCGTGCTCATTGATGCCGGTACTGCCGGTGTCCGAGCCTGGTGGTTGCAGGGGCCTCGGCAGGGGGCGCCCGACAGACCTGTCAGTGCGCTTTCAATGGTTGTCCACAGCAACGCAACGGTGGGAGACACTATGAATACGTGTCCCGATGACGCGTTCCTGCCTTTGCAATGA
- the moeB gene encoding molybdopterin-synthase adenylyltransferase MoeB — protein sequence MTEHFSDPELSAQERGRYARHLTLPEFGVIGQKRLKATSVLCVGAGGLGSPLLMYLAAAGVGRIGIVDDDRVEVSNLQRQVIHAESRLGQLKTDSASERILGLNSHCQVEQHACRLTTTNAIELIEGHDLVVDGSDNFPTRYLINDVCALLNKPWVYGSVQRFEGQVSVFNKGPQSPDYRDLVPEPPPPGLVPSCADGGVVGVMPGLIGLLQATETIKLLAGIGESLDGRLLLVDGLTMRFRELRLQRRPHRPPITALVDYEAFCSVEDSGRLEGASSVRSISVKELSALLEDGGELELIDVRNPSEADVAVIPRSQLIPLARIENGEGIDEIRRLAGDRPIYVHCKLGGRSARAVELLTQHGIDATNVSGGIDAWSQEVDPGVPRY from the coding sequence ATGACGGAACACTTTTCGGATCCCGAGCTGAGTGCACAGGAGCGAGGACGTTATGCCCGCCACCTCACACTCCCGGAGTTTGGGGTCATCGGCCAGAAGCGTTTGAAAGCGACTTCGGTGCTGTGTGTTGGGGCAGGTGGGCTCGGCTCGCCCCTATTGATGTATTTGGCGGCGGCTGGTGTTGGTCGCATCGGCATTGTTGACGATGATCGCGTGGAGGTTTCCAATCTCCAGCGGCAGGTGATTCATGCTGAAAGTCGCCTCGGTCAGCTGAAGACGGACTCCGCCTCTGAGAGGATCCTGGGTCTCAATTCCCATTGTCAGGTAGAGCAGCATGCCTGTCGGCTTACAACCACGAATGCCATCGAGCTGATCGAGGGCCATGACCTGGTGGTGGATGGTTCCGATAACTTTCCCACTCGCTATCTGATCAACGACGTCTGCGCCTTGCTCAACAAGCCGTGGGTGTATGGCTCCGTGCAGCGCTTTGAGGGGCAGGTCAGTGTCTTCAACAAGGGCCCCCAGTCACCGGATTACCGCGATCTGGTTCCAGAGCCACCGCCCCCGGGCCTTGTTCCCTCCTGCGCCGATGGAGGTGTGGTTGGGGTGATGCCGGGGTTGATTGGGCTGCTTCAAGCCACCGAAACCATCAAGTTGCTGGCAGGGATCGGAGAATCTCTGGATGGAAGGCTGCTGCTGGTGGACGGCCTGACCATGCGATTCCGTGAGCTCCGTCTGCAGCGCCGACCCCATCGCCCTCCCATCACAGCCCTGGTCGACTACGAGGCGTTCTGTAGCGTCGAAGATTCCGGACGTCTTGAGGGAGCGTCAAGCGTGAGAAGCATTTCCGTGAAGGAGCTCAGCGCATTGTTGGAAGACGGCGGTGAGCTGGAGCTGATTGACGTGCGCAATCCTTCTGAAGCAGACGTGGCCGTGATCCCTCGATCGCAACTGATCCCGCTTGCAAGAATCGAGAACGGAGAGGGGATCGACGAGATTCGCCGCCTTGCTGGTGATCGACCGATCTATGTGCACTGCAAGCTGGGGGGACGCTCCGCGCGGGCGGTCGAGCTTCTG